GTGCCCCACCTGGACGAGCAGGACGAGCGCGAGCGGCGCATGCGCGAGATCTGCTACCTGCACCTCACTCGCTTCCTGCCTTTCCTGCTCGACCGCAAGGACCGGATGAGCATGGCCGTCGGGCTGGAGGTGCGGGTGCCGTTCTGCGACCACCGCCTGGTCGAGTACGTCTTCAACACCCCGTGGTCCATGAAGACGTTCGACGGCAGGGAGAAGAGCCTGCTGCGCGCGGCCGGGGCCGACCTGCTGCCCGAGCCGATCCTGCGCCGCGTCAAGGCCCCGTACCCGGTGACCCAGGACGTGGGCTATGAGCAGGCGCTCCGCGCGGCGCTGCGCGAGGTCGCCAGCGACAAGGAGTCCCCGGTGCTGCCGCTCCTCGACCCGGCCGCCGTCCGTGCGGCCGTCACGGACCCGTCCGAGAAGGTGACCACCACGATGACGCGGTTCGGCCTGGAGCTGGCGCTGGATCTGAACGTCTGGCTGACCGACTACGGCGTCCGTCTGGACCTGTAGGGGGCAGCAGATGTGCGGGCTGGTGCAAGCGGCCACCTGACGCCGGCGCTCGGCGAGCAGCTGGTGCCGCCGTGACAGCGGCCCGGCTCCTCGGGCCGCTGTACTGGTACTGGGTCATGCTCCGCGACCGCGGTGGCAGCGGCGCTGCGCGCGTTCGAGGAGGCGGGCTCCGCGAGCCGGCCCAGGTCGAGATCACCGGCCGCAACTCGTTCCTCGTCATGCTCGCCTTCCTAAACTACAGGCATCGGAACGGACAAGGCCGGCCGCCAGGCTCCACCCATCAGCGTGAGGAAGAACGATGGCATCGATCGTCTTCGGGACATTCGCCGTCATTGCCGTGATCGTGGGCGTGGTGCTGTTCCTCGTGTTGAGGCGGAAGCCGCACACCCGGGTCGGGGCGTACGTCAGCGCGACATTCGTCTTCCTGGCCGCAGGGATGCTCGCCATGGGCGCCATCTCGTTCGCGAGCCTGGAATCCACCGCACTGAAGACCTTCACTCCGGAGGAGCGCGCCGCCGCGGTGCCGTGCAACGCGGCGGTCCTGAAGGCCGAGCAGACATCCAACAAGCTCAACGGACGCTACATCTGGCAGCTGCGGCTCCGCGTGATCCCTCAGGCCGGCGACCCCTACCAGATCGAGCGTACGGCCCGGCTCACCTCGTCCATGGGGGAACGCCTGGAGCGGGGGGAAGTCGTGCTTTCCTGCCTGGTGGCCCCCACCGACCACACCCGGATCGAGATCCCGGCCCTGGCCTGAGCCTTCCACGCCGGAGCCGGATGACGCCGCCGGAGACCTTCCGGGTCGTCCCGATCGGTCGAGGCGACCCGGGAGGCGACTCAACCAGACATGTACACGATGGAGCCGGTCCAGCGCTGGGCGGCGTCCCGGTAGACGCGGAAGAGCTCGGTGTCGAAGCACTCCTTCGTATCCGGCGTGACGCAGAAGGCAGGGGACTCACCGTCCGGACACTCGCTGCGCGTCATGGCGCGTCTCGACGCACTGTTCGCCGAGCCTTAAGAACCGCTGAGCCACCACCCAGCCAAGTGATCCGACGCCGCCCTCCTCAGGCCATCAAACCCTTCAGCGCAGCCTGACAGAATCGTGACCCATGATCGACGATTTCGCGAAAGACAACCTGCACGCGAGACTGCGGCGGGACCGCAAGGCGTTGCTCTGGAAACTCGACGGCTTGTCCGAATACGACGCCCGCCGACCTTTGACAGCGACCGGGACCAACCTCCTCGGCCTGGTCAAACACGTGGCCACCGTCGAGGCCAGGTACTTCGGCGAGGTCTTCGACCGCCCTTCCCCGGAACCGCTGCCCCGGTGGCAGGACTCCGACGGCAGCCACTGGGCGACCGAGGACGAGACCCGCGATCAGATCATCGGGTTCTACCGGCGCACGTGGGAACACTCGGACGCGACGATCAACGAGCTTCCCCTCGACGCCCCCGGCCACGTGCCGTGGTGGCCGGAGTCAACGCCGGCCTGGCACACGAACCTGTTCGCCATCATGGTCCATGTCCTCGGCGAGTCCACCCGGCATGCCGGGCACGCCGATATCCTGCGCGAGGGCCTCGACGGCCGGACCGGGTTGCGCCCCGAATACGAGGAGCAGATCGACGAGGAAGCCCGTGCAGCCTACTGCGCGAAGATCGAGCAGGCCGCCAGGGCGGCCCGCACCAATTAAGCTAACCACAATCGCGCCACCGTGGCCCTGTCAAGGGCGGGGCCACGGTTCACCTCCGAGCAAGATCACTTAAACGCCACATGTCGGAGTGCTGCGGCGCGCCCTCAACGACCTCGAGGCGTTCTCCGCACGCTCGGTTCTTCTTGGGACCGGGCTACGTTCGGCCAACTTGGCCTACGCGAAAGAAGAGATCATCGTCCTCTGACCTGCTGGAAGGGTCCTCCAACCCTAGGTCGCTGGTGTTAAGCGGTCGATCCCGGCCGGTTGAATCTCGATCGCGATCTGCTGAGCCGGGCCTGTGATCGAGCTTGGGTGGCCCGGCCTTTGCGGGGTTCGGGTCAGCCCTGCTCTGCCGAGTTATCCACAGGGGTTCCGAAGGGTGTCCGCTGGCCTTCCGTAACCGTGGCGTGCGGTTGTTCTCCCTGGTCAGGCCATTGTCGCTGCCCATCGCCCGGTTGAGGTGGAAGTAACGCCGAGCACCGCCAGGCGTGCCAGGTTGACAGCGGCGGCCAGCAAAGAAAAGTCCGCGTCGACTTTGGCGGTGCCGCGCATGCGGGCGCGGCGTCCGCCATGCCGTCGCCGCATCAGATGCGCGATCTTGCGTTCGACCTTGGGCCGGGTGGCGCGGTATCGGGCCAGCCAGCCGGGATCGGCACTGTTGGCCCGGCCCCGGGCCAAGTGTGCCTCGTGCGGGCTGAGGTTGATGTCGCGGCCGTCCTTGGCGGTGGTGCACCGCTCCCGGAGCGGGCATCCCGCGCATGCGGAGCCGAAGGCCGCCACGCCACTGCCATTGCGATGCCAGCGGATCTCCTTGACGATCTGGTTCGGGCAGATCACCCGCCCGGCCTCCAGATCGACGGTGAAGGCATCCTTGGTGAAGCGACCTCCGGGCGCGCTGGAGGGCTGCGTCTTGACCATCGCCTCGATTTGCGCCCGGTCGAGCTTGGCAAGCATCGGCCCGGTGCCGTAGGCGGCATCACCATAAACCTCGGCCTGCTCGGCCTGCTCGGCCTGCTCGGCCTGCTCGGCCTGCTCGGCCTGCTCGGCGTGCTCGGCCTGCTCGGCCTGCTCGGCCTGCTCGGACAGGAGGTCAGCCAGGAGTTCGGCGGCCGGTTCGGCATCGCCCACGTTGCCTGCCGTCACCCGGGTGGCAGTGATGATCTCGCTGTCGGGGTCTTCGGCGATGTGGCCTTTGTATCCGTCGAACGAGCGCTCCACCGTCTTGCGGCCGTGTCGCGCCTCGGCATCGACGGTGGAGATGACACGGTCCTTGGCCACCTTGCGGGCGATCCGAAACACCCCGTCCTCGCCGTGCTGCAGGTCCTGGCCGAGCACGGTGGCCAGCAATCGTGCCGCCTGATCGACCTCCTCAGCCACCTTCCGTCCGTCCAGCACGGCTAGCAGCGCGAACCCATCGCGGGCCCGCGAGTCGATCAGCGCCTCCCGCTCCGCTTGTTCGGTCCAGTCGATGACCGGCTTACCGAGATCGGTGTAGGCGTCCCCGCTGGAGATCACCGCCCGCAGCGCGACCCGCAACTCCCGGTCGGAGGCGCGCAGCACGCCCCGGATCGCCGAGCGGATCAGCGTGATGGTGTCCTGGGTGGCCACCGCGTCATAGATCGGTGCCGAGTCCAGCACCCGCTTGCGGCCGATCAGCCCGGCCCGGGCGGCCACCTCCACGGTCCGCTCGAAGATCCGGTCTGGCCGGTCGGAGGCGGCCAGCCGGGCCCGCATGTCCACCAGCACGGTGTGCACGAACCCTGGATGGTCGAAGTCCAGCCCGCCGGCGGCGTACTTCCACCGCACATCGAAGGCGAACCGATCCACCGCCTCGCGATCCGACAGCCCCTCCAGCCGCTGCAGCACCATCACCACCGCCACGATCATCGGCGGCACCGACCGGCGCCCATCCTCAGCGAACAGGTCGGCGAACATCTCGTCCGGAAACAGATTCCGGCACTCACGGTGCAGCACCGTGTAGATCGAGTTCGGCGCCAGCCGACCCTCGACAAAACTCACCGTGGAGGACAGCAACCCCGGCTGCATCGGAGTCTGGCCCACTGCCATCGCTCGGTCTCTCCCCGCTCCCGGTGACCAACACCGATCACCATGGCACAACAGGCGAGACCGACGCGAGATAGATCAAAAAACACCAGTCACCTAGATAACTATCGCGCTCGCTCCGTCACTCAAACTTCGATGGCACACGCTAACCTTCGCTGTCACAGGACACCTGCTCGCCGACCTCGACGTCCGCCGGCTGCGCCTTCTCCTGACGCGGGTTGCCCGAACCGCTACGTGGCCAGCGCGCCGAGGTGGGTGCGCACGACTTCCAGGCAGTCGTACGCACCCACCAGCTCGGGATGCAGTACGGCGTTCATGGCGAGGCCATCGACGAGCGCCGACAGCCGCTCGGTCTCCACGTCGAGCCGCAGCCCCCGCCGCAGGGCGCCCCTCGCCTCCAGGCGTTCGAGCACGTGGCCGACGAACTCGCGCGTGCCCACCGCCACCTGCGAGGCCAGGTCTCGCAACGCGGGGTCGGTTCTGGAGGCGGCGGCGAAGTCGAGAAACACCGTGACTTCGCCGCGACGCCGCTCGTCAAGGGGCAGCAGCTCACCCAGCAACCGCGCGCACAGCTCCAGCAGCTCCTGCGCGGACAGCACTGCCAGGTCGCCCGCCTCCTCGATCGCCGCCCGCAACCGCTCGGCCACCCGTTCGATCATCGAGCCCATCGCGAAGCGCATCAGCTCCTCCTGCGTGGCGAAGTAGTGACGCAGGGAGCCGATGTTGAGCTGGGCCTCGGCGGCGACAGTGCGCAGAGACGCGCGTTGCAGGCCGTCACGCACGACGACCCTGAAGAGTGCGTCCACCACCTCACGACGGCGTTCGACGGGATCGACTATTTTCGGCATGGCATTTTTATATCACACCTGTGATACTTTGGATTTATCCCAGCCGTGATAAATCCCTCGAGCAGAGTGAGGAAGCCCAGATGCCTGCGCGAACGACCACCGCCGCCTGCGCGGCAGTGGCCACGCTCACCGGAGCCTGGCCGCTCACCGTCCCCACGTCCGCCTCCGCCCCCACGTCCGCCTCCGCCCCCACGTCCGCCTCCGCCCCTGCCTCCGCCGGGCCTCTCTCCGCACTGGCGCTGCTGGCCGACACCGACCACGACGGCGAGGTTGATGCTGCGCCCGCCGGTGGCGGTTCCGGGGAGGCGATCTTCCTGCCCAACCTCGACGACAGCCAGCGCCGCTGCCGGGTGGCCGACGCCGACCTGGACGCTCCCGGTGGTGCGGCTGACGTTCGGCTGGCCGCCTGCAACGACGCCGCAGACGCCCGCGTGAACGGCGAACCCGACGCGGCCGACCTGGCGCGGCTGCGGCTGCCCGCCATGACCGGGCTCGGCGACGCCGCCACCGGGCTGCTGAGCGTCGACGTTCCGGACAAGGCGCGGATCTTCGTCCGGCGCGACGGCGACCGTCTGGCCGCCGACTTCAGGCCAGCACTGCCCGAGGGCGGCGGCCGGCTCACCGCCGCCGAGCTACGCGCCGGGCTGGAGTTCGGCGTCGAGGGACGCGACATCGTACGCGACGGGGCCCACTGGGACGGCCGGCTGACGATCACCCTCACCGTGACCGACCGCGGCCGGCGCCAGGTCGCGCGCGCCCGCATGCGCGAGGCTCCTCTGC
The Nonomuraea helvata genome window above contains:
- a CDS encoding DinB family protein, yielding MIDDFAKDNLHARLRRDRKALLWKLDGLSEYDARRPLTATGTNLLGLVKHVATVEARYFGEVFDRPSPEPLPRWQDSDGSHWATEDETRDQIIGFYRRTWEHSDATINELPLDAPGHVPWWPESTPAWHTNLFAIMVHVLGESTRHAGHADILREGLDGRTGLRPEYEEQIDEEARAAYCAKIEQAARAARTN
- a CDS encoding transposase; the encoded protein is MAVGQTPMQPGLLSSTVSFVEGRLAPNSIYTVLHRECRNLFPDEMFADLFAEDGRRSVPPMIVAVVMVLQRLEGLSDREAVDRFAFDVRWKYAAGGLDFDHPGFVHTVLVDMRARLAASDRPDRIFERTVEVAARAGLIGRKRVLDSAPIYDAVATQDTITLIRSAIRGVLRASDRELRVALRAVISSGDAYTDLGKPVIDWTEQAEREALIDSRARDGFALLAVLDGRKVAEEVDQAARLLATVLGQDLQHGEDGVFRIARKVAKDRVISTVDAEARHGRKTVERSFDGYKGHIAEDPDSEIITATRVTAGNVGDAEPAAELLADLLSEQAEQAEQAEHAEQAEQAEQAEQAEQAEQAEVYGDAAYGTGPMLAKLDRAQIEAMVKTQPSSAPGGRFTKDAFTVDLEAGRVICPNQIVKEIRWHRNGSGVAAFGSACAGCPLRERCTTAKDGRDINLSPHEAHLARGRANSADPGWLARYRATRPKVERKIAHLMRRRHGGRRARMRGTAKVDADFSLLAAAVNLARLAVLGVTSTSTGRWAATMA
- a CDS encoding TetR/AcrR family transcriptional regulator, whose amino-acid sequence is MPKIVDPVERRREVVDALFRVVVRDGLQRASLRTVAAEAQLNIGSLRHYFATQEELMRFAMGSMIERVAERLRAAIEEAGDLAVLSAQELLELCARLLGELLPLDERRRGEVTVFLDFAAASRTDPALRDLASQVAVGTREFVGHVLERLEARGALRRGLRLDVETERLSALVDGLAMNAVLHPELVGAYDCLEVVRTHLGALAT